The following are encoded together in the Methanosarcina flavescens genome:
- a CDS encoding acetate uptake transporter, translated as MSQDIKDVMNIRDVKITDLSANPAPLGLMGFGMTTVLLNVHNAGFYPINAMILSMGFFYGGIAQIIAGIMEWKKGNTFGTTAFTSYGLFWLTLVGIIMIPKTEEYAVFLTESLPFAIYLFMWGLFTLVMFIGTLKGSKALSVVFLALAILFFLLAAGNYLGAEGAGAGILRIAGYEGIFTGLAAIYTGLGQVLNEAYGRKIVPL; from the coding sequence ATGAGTCAAGATATTAAAGATGTTATGAACATTCGTGATGTAAAAATAACGGATTTATCCGCAAACCCTGCTCCTCTGGGCTTGATGGGTTTCGGGATGACGACTGTACTGTTGAATGTACACAATGCAGGCTTCTATCCGATAAACGCTATGATCCTTTCTATGGGTTTCTTCTATGGTGGAATAGCTCAGATCATTGCCGGAATAATGGAATGGAAGAAAGGTAATACTTTTGGAACTACAGCTTTTACCTCATATGGGCTTTTCTGGCTTACTCTTGTAGGAATTATTATGATCCCTAAGACTGAGGAATATGCGGTATTTCTTACAGAGTCACTTCCTTTTGCTATATACCTGTTTATGTGGGGGCTTTTTACCCTTGTCATGTTCATAGGTACGCTCAAAGGCTCAAAGGCTCTTTCTGTAGTTTTTCTGGCTCTCGCAATTCTGTTTTTCCTGCTTGCAGCTGGTAACTATCTGGGTGCCGAGGGGGCAGGTGCTGGAATACTGAGAATAGCTGGCTATGAAGGAATCTTTACAGGTCTCGCTGCAATCTACACAGGTCTTGGTCAGGTATTAAATGAAGCGTATGGAAGGAAAATTGTTCCTTTATAA
- the nth gene encoding endonuclease III, with product MPEKKPEQSNTQDLVSEYDIPDNTHNFDKIWALLKEEYPDVKPSLNYSNPLELLVATILSAQSTDVQINKVTEKLFKKYRTVEDYASADLRELENDLYSTGFYKSKAKNIKAAAQIIIEKYNGEVPKTMEELITLPGVGRKTANIVLARGFGIIEGIAVDTHVKRVSRRLGLTRNSDPVKIEKDLIALARKEDLDSISMTLIYHGRKICQARKPKCPSCVVNQLCPSSIIFMTRDYL from the coding sequence ATGCCTGAAAAAAAGCCAGAACAATCGAATACACAGGATCTAGTCTCTGAATACGATATTCCTGACAATACACATAACTTCGACAAAATCTGGGCTCTTCTAAAGGAAGAGTATCCTGATGTAAAACCTTCTCTCAATTATTCCAATCCTCTTGAATTACTTGTGGCAACAATACTTTCAGCCCAGTCAACTGATGTCCAGATTAATAAAGTGACTGAGAAATTGTTCAAAAAGTACAGGACTGTAGAAGACTATGCCAGTGCAGATCTGAGGGAGCTTGAGAATGACCTCTATTCCACAGGCTTTTACAAAAGCAAGGCAAAGAACATCAAAGCCGCTGCCCAGATAATTATTGAGAAATATAATGGAGAGGTTCCAAAAACTATGGAAGAGCTGATTACTTTGCCAGGCGTCGGAAGAAAAACAGCCAATATAGTGCTTGCCAGGGGATTTGGGATAATTGAGGGAATTGCTGTAGATACCCACGTAAAAAGGGTTTCAAGAAGGCTGGGACTCACCAGGAACTCCGATCCTGTTAAAATTGAAAAGGATCTTATCGCGCTTGCTCGAAAGGAAGACCTTGACTCGATCTCCATGACCCTCATTTATCACGGGAGGAAAATCTGCCAGGCAAGAAAGCCAAAATGCCCTTCCTGCGTTGTTAATCAGCTCTGCCCTTCGAGTATAATCTTTATGACGCGAGATTATTTGTAA
- the purH gene encoding bifunctional phosphoribosylaminoimidazolecarboxamide formyltransferase/IMP cyclohydrolase has protein sequence MVKRALLSVSDKTGITEFARGLQSLGVKIISTGGTAKILRDAGIEVTDVSEITGFPEMMGGRVKTLHPRIHGGILCLRESREQMAEAIKEDISLIDMVAVNLYPFEETVSKEGVKLEEAIENIDIGGPTLLRSAAKNYRSVTVLSDPSDYEHVLEELRSTGVISESTRAALAIKAFRHTADYDAAIDVYLSKTLLGENILRLNFTDGVKLRYGENWHQEAFFYKDPEIEGPTLAKAVQLHGKELSYNNYVDADNALQTVKEIGNASPAVAIVKHNNPCGLATGSTLLQALQAAWDGDPVSAYGSIICTNEIFDLEAATFLNGKFVEIILAPDFKPDALEYLKKKSENLRLLKLPELREAFGTDYTYKYIIGGMLKQSRDIGIYEKWESVTDIPYPEEKRPLSEFCLKACKTTKSNAVILAREYEPGFFMVLAMGAGQPNRVDSIRKLAATKAVENLRIIYEREQPAISFEAYRQEIISECVMASDAFFPFDDSIVYAAQNNIRYIVSPGGSIRDSEVIATANRLGVSMIFTGMRHFLH, from the coding sequence TTGGTAAAAAGGGCACTGCTCAGCGTCTCAGACAAAACAGGAATTACAGAATTCGCACGCGGGCTTCAATCACTTGGCGTGAAGATTATCTCAACAGGCGGAACCGCGAAAATTCTTCGCGATGCCGGCATAGAAGTTACTGATGTCTCAGAGATCACGGGTTTTCCGGAAATGATGGGAGGAAGGGTTAAAACTCTCCATCCGAGAATTCACGGCGGGATCTTATGCTTGCGGGAAAGCAGGGAACAGATGGCTGAAGCTATAAAAGAAGATATCTCACTCATCGATATGGTGGCTGTAAACCTCTATCCTTTTGAAGAAACTGTCTCAAAGGAAGGTGTGAAACTTGAGGAGGCCATCGAAAATATAGACATCGGAGGCCCAACCCTTCTTCGCTCAGCAGCGAAAAACTACCGTTCTGTTACAGTGCTTTCCGACCCGTCGGACTACGAGCATGTACTGGAAGAACTGCGTTCAACCGGGGTAATTTCGGAGTCAACCCGGGCTGCCCTTGCAATTAAGGCTTTCAGGCATACTGCGGATTACGATGCAGCCATTGATGTCTATTTAAGCAAAACCCTGCTCGGAGAAAACATACTTCGTCTGAATTTTACTGACGGCGTAAAACTCCGCTATGGAGAGAACTGGCACCAGGAAGCCTTTTTCTATAAAGATCCCGAAATAGAAGGTCCTACCCTTGCAAAAGCTGTCCAGCTTCATGGAAAAGAACTCTCATATAATAATTATGTGGACGCCGACAATGCCCTTCAGACAGTCAAAGAAATCGGGAATGCTTCTCCTGCAGTTGCAATCGTTAAACATAATAACCCATGCGGGCTTGCTACAGGAAGTACGCTCCTGCAAGCCCTTCAAGCTGCCTGGGACGGAGACCCTGTTTCAGCTTACGGAAGCATAATCTGCACCAATGAAATCTTTGACCTGGAGGCTGCAACTTTTCTGAATGGAAAATTTGTAGAAATTATCCTTGCTCCTGACTTCAAGCCTGATGCCCTTGAGTACCTGAAAAAGAAAAGCGAGAATCTCAGACTCCTTAAACTGCCTGAACTTAGAGAAGCTTTCGGGACAGACTACACATATAAGTATATAATCGGAGGTATGCTAAAGCAAAGCCGCGACATCGGCATCTACGAAAAATGGGAGTCTGTGACCGACATACCGTATCCTGAAGAAAAACGTCCGCTCTCAGAGTTCTGCCTGAAAGCCTGCAAAACAACCAAATCCAACGCAGTAATTCTTGCTCGCGAATACGAACCAGGATTCTTCATGGTGCTTGCCATGGGCGCAGGACAGCCTAACAGAGTAGATTCAATTCGCAAACTGGCAGCCACAAAAGCCGTCGAAAACCTCAGGATAATTTATGAGAGAGAACAGCCTGCAATCTCTTTTGAGGCATACAGACAGGAAATTATTTCGGAATGCGTAATGGCCTCGGATGCCTTCTTCCCCTTCGATGACAGCATAGTTTATGCCGCACAGAATAATATCCGCTACATAGTCTCTCCAGGAGGATCAATTCGTGACAGTGAGGTCATTGCTACTGCAAACCGGCTCGGAGTTTCCATGATTTTTACAGGCATGCGCCACTTCCTCCACTGA
- a CDS encoding DUF1059 domain-containing protein yields MPDVEYMLFCCRDLEQQCGFRVQAKTKEEAMEHAKAHMASEHGMKEISEETERKIEEKIKPVKVEE; encoded by the coding sequence ATGCCAGATGTTGAATATATGCTATTTTGTTGCAGAGATCTAGAGCAGCAGTGTGGCTTCCGTGTCCAGGCAAAGACAAAGGAAGAAGCTATGGAACATGCTAAAGCCCACATGGCTAGTGAGCACGGTATGAAAGAAATATCCGAGGAGACAGAACGCAAGATTGAAGAAAAGATAAAACCTGTGAAGGTCGAAGAATGA
- a CDS encoding NCS2 family permease, with protein MEILEKLFKLHQNKTDPKTEILAGLTTFVTMAYIIFVNPTILSSTGMDFGALMVATCLSAAIGTLIMGLWANYPFALAPGMGLNAFFAFTVVLGMNVSWQAALTAVLIEGIIFILLTLTKFRETVVNEIPKNLKISISAGIGFFIAFIGFTGSKIIIQDPTTFLTLGNLRETTVLLSILGFTIMIVLQAYRVRGAILWGILAVTVLGMVLGIAEFPDRLFSMPPSLAPIAFKFDFSILTDPDFYIIMFTFLFTDFFDTVGTLVGVSSRADFLDEEGKLPRAREALMADAIATCAGAAMGTSTVTTYVESASGVEEGGRTGLTSVVVAGLFLLAIFISPIAAVIPEYATSPALIMVGIFMIQSLRDLDFETWTEVVPAVITILVMTFSYSIAEGIVWGIISYTVIKIGSGKFKDISLIMIFLSLIFLLKEIYL; from the coding sequence ATGGAAATCCTGGAAAAGTTATTCAAATTACACCAGAATAAAACCGACCCTAAAACCGAGATTCTCGCCGGGCTGACTACTTTTGTAACAATGGCTTACATAATTTTTGTAAACCCCACTATCCTCAGCAGCACAGGGATGGATTTCGGAGCTTTGATGGTTGCAACCTGTCTCTCAGCAGCAATCGGGACTCTCATTATGGGGCTGTGGGCCAATTACCCATTTGCCCTGGCTCCTGGAATGGGATTGAACGCCTTTTTTGCATTTACTGTAGTCCTCGGCATGAATGTCAGCTGGCAGGCTGCCCTTACTGCGGTTCTTATCGAGGGAATTATCTTCATCCTGCTAACTCTGACAAAATTCAGAGAGACCGTAGTTAATGAAATTCCGAAAAATCTTAAAATTTCAATAAGCGCAGGAATAGGATTCTTTATTGCTTTTATCGGGTTTACAGGATCAAAGATTATTATTCAGGATCCTACCACCTTTTTAACTCTGGGAAACCTGAGGGAAACAACGGTGCTTCTTTCTATACTTGGCTTCACTATCATGATAGTGTTGCAGGCTTACAGAGTAAGGGGGGCAATTCTATGGGGAATACTTGCAGTGACCGTTCTGGGAATGGTTCTTGGTATTGCAGAATTTCCTGACAGATTATTTTCAATGCCTCCTTCTCTTGCTCCCATAGCTTTCAAGTTTGATTTCTCAATCCTTACCGATCCCGACTTCTATATTATTATGTTCACCTTCCTCTTTACGGATTTCTTTGATACAGTGGGCACTCTGGTTGGAGTTTCTTCGAGGGCGGATTTCCTGGACGAGGAGGGAAAACTTCCCAGAGCCAGAGAAGCTCTTATGGCTGATGCCATAGCCACATGTGCCGGTGCAGCTATGGGAACGTCTACAGTTACTACCTATGTTGAGAGTGCATCAGGGGTTGAGGAAGGAGGAAGGACAGGACTTACTTCAGTTGTAGTAGCAGGATTATTTTTGCTTGCGATTTTCATATCACCAATAGCAGCTGTTATTCCAGAGTATGCTACCTCTCCTGCCCTTATTATGGTAGGAATTTTTATGATTCAGAGCTTAAGAGACCTCGATTTTGAGACCTGGACCGAGGTTGTCCCTGCAGTAATTACCATTCTGGTGATGACATTCAGCTATTCAATTGCAGAAGGAATTGTCTGGGGCATAATTTCCTACACCGTGATAAAAATTGGAAGTGGAAAATTCAAAGATATAAGCTTAATCATGATTTTCCTATCTCTGATTTTCCTGTTAAAGGAAATATATCTTTAA
- a CDS encoding PDGLE domain-containing protein, with product MSGKANKKFFYLGVVVALLIAVLAPFLASPDPDGLESAAAGVVEESKLSELEESGPVVSSPMPDYSIEGMGKSGEVAAIVAGTLAVLAISFGFGKVFKKKA from the coding sequence ATGAGCGGGAAAGCTAATAAGAAATTTTTTTATCTTGGGGTTGTAGTCGCACTCTTGATTGCAGTACTTGCCCCCTTCCTTGCCTCCCCGGACCCAGACGGACTGGAAAGTGCAGCAGCAGGCGTGGTTGAAGAATCAAAACTTTCCGAGCTGGAAGAAAGTGGACCAGTTGTAAGTTCTCCGATGCCTGATTACTCAATTGAAGGCATGGGCAAAAGCGGAGAAGTAGCAGCAATAGTAGCCGGGACGCTCGCAGTGCTGGCAATCAGTTTTGGGTTTGGAAAAGTGTTCAAAAAGAAAGCCTGA
- a CDS encoding DapH/DapD/GlmU-related protein, with protein sequence MLKSNPKTSWNSTERMPTVSATAYVDDSATLIGDVRIGNNVYVAPAVSLRADEAYPIIIGDECNIQDGVIFHGLEGSSIELGKRVSIAHGAVIHGPIRIGNDSFVGFNAVVHASTLGEKCFVAHGAVVIGVKLADGKFVPPATLVDTQYKADALGYIPDDLKHFNEEVIKINKEFAASYGLKSRMRRVGVR encoded by the coding sequence ATGCTGAAGAGCAATCCAAAGACTTCGTGGAATAGCACAGAGCGCATGCCGACAGTATCGGCAACTGCTTATGTGGATGATTCAGCTACACTCATAGGGGATGTGAGGATTGGCAATAATGTATATGTCGCGCCTGCGGTCTCACTCCGGGCGGATGAAGCCTACCCTATTATTATAGGTGACGAGTGTAATATTCAGGACGGCGTAATTTTTCACGGCCTTGAGGGTAGCTCAATTGAACTTGGAAAACGCGTCTCAATAGCCCATGGAGCCGTAATTCACGGTCCCATTAGAATCGGCAATGATAGCTTTGTGGGTTTTAACGCAGTGGTGCATGCATCTACTCTAGGAGAGAAGTGCTTTGTAGCCCACGGGGCAGTAGTCATAGGCGTAAAGCTCGCAGATGGAAAGTTTGTACCACCTGCTACTTTAGTTGATACACAGTATAAAGCCGATGCACTTGGATATATCCCGGACGACCTTAAACACTTCAATGAAGAGGTAATCAAGATAAATAAGGAGTTTGCTGCCAGCTACGGTCTGAAGTCCAGAATGAGGAGAGTAGGGGTAAGATAG
- a CDS encoding UbiA family prenyltransferase: protein MSSNVFFGRFERFLRYRRNNTPEFKQKNATLELLKSSILVAFSGALRIHIAFLLLQTDSSIFTCIAGGLVIYSVYTLDRGLGSEEDIVNRKELSGSRKEIGLAVSMLTFVIGSYVLAKEGMLALAFLPFIIGFLYSKGITIGKFTLKLKGGLGVKNFVVGLTWGAFISGLAGSACNSMLPIVLVFTFFGIKLFINSAIYDFKDIKGDTLAGIKTLPVTLGARNTRNFLLGLHLLSHLMLGIALINGVLGFEPLIVLYSFICGLICIQNYTITDEEETSFLNFERTILVDGESASIVGLRTISNAFLA, encoded by the coding sequence ATGAGCTCCAATGTATTTTTCGGAAGATTTGAACGATTTCTCAGGTACAGACGAAATAATACCCCCGAATTTAAGCAGAAAAATGCTACACTTGAACTCTTAAAAAGTTCTATTTTAGTTGCGTTTTCAGGCGCACTAAGAATTCACATTGCTTTCCTCTTGCTTCAGACCGATTCAAGTATATTTACCTGCATTGCGGGAGGACTCGTAATCTACAGTGTATATACACTTGATAGGGGCCTCGGCTCTGAAGAAGATATTGTAAACCGGAAGGAGTTAAGCGGCTCAAGAAAGGAAATAGGACTTGCAGTTTCTATGCTAACCTTTGTAATAGGAAGTTATGTACTCGCAAAAGAAGGAATGCTTGCACTTGCATTTTTACCTTTCATAATTGGTTTCCTTTACAGTAAAGGCATTACAATCGGAAAATTCACTTTGAAACTCAAAGGTGGACTTGGAGTCAAAAACTTTGTTGTAGGTCTCACCTGGGGTGCTTTTATTTCAGGACTTGCAGGCAGTGCCTGTAATAGCATGCTACCCATAGTTCTAGTTTTTACTTTCTTTGGAATCAAACTTTTTATCAACTCTGCCATATATGATTTCAAGGATATCAAAGGAGATACTCTTGCAGGTATCAAAACTCTCCCTGTAACTCTCGGGGCACGAAATACCCGTAATTTCCTTCTCGGATTGCACCTGCTCTCACACCTGATGCTCGGTATTGCTTTGATTAATGGAGTTCTTGGTTTCGAGCCTCTCATTGTTCTCTACAGTTTCATATGCGGGTTGATATGCATCCAGAACTATACTATAACTGACGAAGAAGAGACTTCTTTCCTGAATTTCGAAAGAACCATCCTTGTGGATGGAGAATCTGCTTCAATTGTCGGACTGAGAACAATTTCAAATGCCTTCCTGGCATAA
- a CDS encoding L-lactate MFS transporter has protein sequence MADDVKVLGMPAESGRWILVIIGTIIELCLGAVYAYSILSVPLKKIFTDPVSSGGFGLTVSAIEMQLPYIVSLAMFAVTMPLVGRYIESLGPRKVGMIGGVIVGLGWILASFATSPITLALLYGFVAGVGVGIAYGCPITTSARWFPDKRGLAVGLTLLGFGFSAFVTGKVADILTVNFGIFNTFRLLGIGFLALIVILSMFLVFPPAGWCPRGWTQPAPVGGISKVDFTREEMIRTKTFIGLWVCYTIGALAGLMAIGVAKPAGMEVAGNAGIDELAAGVLMTNLILPFAICNAGGRPLFGTLTDKLTPSRAAILSYVLIIIASLLVYLNPASVNMYTIAFSLLWLCLGGWLAIAPAATASYFGTKDYARNYGLIFTAYGVGAIIGNLMAGAAKDILGGYVNVFPYVAVLSVLGIIVAFVLMRPPAMAAPKTAPASEKKESAT, from the coding sequence ATGGCAGATGATGTCAAGGTATTAGGTATGCCCGCAGAATCGGGGCGATGGATATTAGTTATCATCGGTACCATTATTGAACTCTGTCTGGGTGCCGTTTATGCTTATAGTATACTCAGTGTACCATTAAAGAAAATCTTTACAGATCCTGTATCATCTGGAGGCTTTGGTTTAACGGTCAGTGCAATTGAGATGCAGCTACCGTATATCGTGTCCCTGGCCATGTTTGCGGTAACCATGCCACTGGTCGGCAGATACATAGAAAGCCTGGGGCCCAGAAAGGTGGGAATGATCGGTGGTGTTATTGTAGGATTGGGCTGGATTCTGGCATCCTTTGCGACTTCGCCGATAACTCTGGCTCTTCTATATGGTTTTGTTGCAGGTGTGGGTGTTGGCATTGCTTACGGCTGCCCGATTACAACTTCTGCAAGGTGGTTCCCGGACAAGAGAGGTCTTGCAGTAGGACTTACACTGCTGGGATTCGGTTTCTCTGCGTTTGTTACCGGGAAGGTAGCGGATATATTGACCGTAAACTTCGGGATATTTAATACTTTTCGTCTCCTGGGCATCGGTTTCCTTGCATTGATTGTGATTCTTTCAATGTTCCTTGTCTTCCCACCAGCAGGATGGTGCCCGAGAGGCTGGACTCAACCTGCACCGGTAGGAGGTATCTCTAAAGTTGATTTTACCAGAGAAGAAATGATAAGGACCAAGACCTTTATCGGTCTCTGGGTCTGTTACACTATAGGTGCTCTTGCAGGACTCATGGCTATTGGTGTTGCGAAGCCCGCGGGTATGGAAGTTGCTGGCAATGCAGGCATAGATGAACTAGCTGCAGGTGTGCTGATGACTAACCTCATTCTTCCGTTTGCAATTTGTAACGCAGGTGGAAGACCTCTCTTCGGCACGTTAACGGATAAGCTTACTCCATCAAGAGCCGCAATTTTATCATATGTCCTTATTATAATCGCATCTCTGTTGGTATATCTCAATCCGGCATCGGTCAATATGTATACTATTGCATTCTCCCTGCTCTGGCTCTGTCTTGGTGGATGGCTGGCTATTGCTCCCGCAGCCACAGCCAGTTATTTCGGCACCAAAGATTATGCACGTAACTATGGCTTAATCTTCACAGCTTATGGTGTAGGTGCTATTATCGGAAATCTGATGGCGGGTGCAGCAAAAGACATCCTGGGTGGATACGTCAATGTCTTTCCGTATGTCGCTGTGCTGTCAGTACTTGGCATTATCGTAGCATTTGTACTGATGAGACCACCTGCAATGGCTGCCCCAAAGACTGCTCCAGCGAGTGAGAAAAAGGAGTCTGCTACTTAA
- a CDS encoding dihydrolipoyl dehydrogenase family protein, with the protein MENKYDIIIIGTGTAGRTFAGKVSHSGLKIAIIDSRKYGGTCPLRGCDPKKVLIDITEVVDSSNRFVGKGVGTDTSLTIDWASLIEFKRTFTEEYPTKIEKRLVEMGIDTYHGRAYFENQNTIVVGEDKLKGEYIFLATGAKPRKLNIPGEEYITTSEGLMETKKLPERIIFIGGGYISMEFAHVVRRAGAEVIILHRSEKILKNFDPDIVDMLIKASEAAGIKILTNKPVISVEKENNGLLVRVKSKTETGSETQTFRADMVVHGAGRVADIEDLQLEKAGVKIEKGAIVVDKFMKTSNPRIYAGGDCALEGVQLTPVATLQGIIAAINVLEGDSIEADYTGIPSAVFTIPVMASVGISAPKDSDKYKVIFQDRSSWNTTRRAGIKFAASKVIIDEANDRIMGAHILGPHAGEAINIFAAVMRLGLRASDIKKLIFSYPTTCSDIPYML; encoded by the coding sequence ATGGAAAATAAATATGATATCATAATTATAGGGACAGGTACTGCAGGCAGAACCTTCGCGGGTAAAGTTTCACATTCAGGATTAAAAATTGCTATTATTGACTCAAGGAAATATGGGGGCACTTGCCCTCTAAGGGGATGCGATCCGAAAAAGGTATTAATTGATATCACTGAGGTCGTTGACTCGAGCAATCGGTTTGTAGGGAAAGGTGTAGGGACAGATACTTCCCTGACTATCGACTGGGCTTCACTTATCGAGTTTAAAAGGACGTTTACAGAAGAATATCCCACCAAAATAGAGAAACGTCTGGTTGAGATGGGAATTGATACATATCACGGAAGAGCTTATTTTGAGAATCAGAACACAATCGTTGTCGGAGAAGATAAACTTAAAGGAGAGTATATTTTCCTTGCTACAGGCGCAAAGCCCAGAAAACTCAATATTCCAGGCGAAGAGTACATTACCACAAGTGAAGGGTTAATGGAAACCAAAAAACTTCCTGAGAGGATTATTTTCATCGGAGGCGGTTATATATCCATGGAATTTGCTCATGTTGTGCGAAGAGCTGGAGCCGAAGTAATAATCCTTCACAGAAGTGAAAAAATATTGAAAAATTTTGATCCTGATATAGTGGATATGCTTATAAAAGCATCCGAAGCCGCAGGAATCAAAATTCTTACAAACAAACCCGTTATTTCGGTAGAAAAAGAAAACAATGGTCTTCTGGTCAGGGTCAAGTCGAAAACTGAAACCGGGTCCGAAACTCAGACTTTCCGCGCTGATATGGTAGTGCACGGAGCAGGTCGTGTTGCAGATATAGAAGATTTGCAGCTCGAGAAAGCCGGAGTTAAAATTGAAAAAGGAGCTATTGTAGTTGATAAATTTATGAAAACCTCAAACCCTCGGATCTATGCAGGTGGAGATTGTGCACTGGAGGGCGTGCAGCTTACTCCTGTAGCAACCCTTCAGGGAATAATTGCTGCGATTAATGTCCTTGAGGGTGACAGCATCGAGGCAGACTATACGGGCATTCCAAGTGCAGTCTTTACCATTCCTGTTATGGCTTCCGTAGGAATCAGTGCGCCTAAAGATAGCGATAAATATAAAGTAATTTTTCAGGACAGAAGCAGTTGGAATACAACTCGGAGAGCAGGAATAAAGTTTGCGGCTTCAAAAGTTATTATTGATGAAGCAAACGACCGTATAATGGGAGCTCATATTCTGGGTCCGCATGCCGGAGAAGCTATCAATATCTTTGCTGCAGTAATGCGGCTCGGACTCAGAGCCTCGGATATAAAAAAGCTGATCTTCTCCTATCCGACTACGTGCTCAGATATCCCTTATATGCTATAA
- a CDS encoding helix-turn-helix transcriptional regulator, whose protein sequence is MKSSGLLSVLTFSEKRKEILFLLQENPRTLSEIKDYFDVRSPEILPRLKEMEAANLIVRQEGMYKLTSLGRVSATYYKPFLDTLTAIETNEEFWRDHDLTAIPEVLLNRIQELKECRVIRDEHEHIYDTHKAFSENVMSATHFVGFSSIFLPSHPSMFLELARRNIPVSIILTPNVFFKIKSEHSAEIEEFLKYKHTSFHVYDNAKIAFVITDRFLSLSLFFKNGTFDPRNDLIGFDSSSIKWGEDLFKYYKENSIEIKSL, encoded by the coding sequence GTGAAATCCAGCGGATTGTTAAGCGTTCTGACTTTCTCAGAGAAAAGAAAGGAGATTTTGTTTTTACTTCAGGAGAATCCAAGAACTCTCTCCGAGATCAAAGATTATTTTGATGTAAGATCACCTGAGATCCTTCCTCGTCTTAAAGAAATGGAAGCTGCAAATTTGATTGTTAGGCAGGAGGGAATGTACAAATTAACATCTTTGGGGAGAGTTTCAGCCACATATTACAAGCCTTTCCTGGATACTCTTACAGCTATAGAGACAAACGAAGAATTCTGGAGAGATCATGACCTTACTGCAATCCCTGAGGTATTGTTAAACAGAATTCAAGAACTTAAAGAATGCAGAGTCATAAGAGATGAACATGAGCATATTTATGATACTCATAAGGCATTTAGTGAGAATGTAATGTCTGCTACCCACTTCGTAGGCTTTTCATCAATTTTCCTTCCAAGCCATCCCTCAATGTTTTTGGAGTTAGCCCGCAGGAATATTCCTGTTTCCATAATCCTTACACCCAATGTATTTTTCAAAATAAAAAGTGAACACAGCGCCGAGATTGAAGAGTTCCTTAAATACAAGCACACGAGCTTCCATGTGTACGACAATGCAAAGATAGCCTTTGTAATAACAGACCGTTTTCTATCCCTTTCGCTCTTTTTCAAAAACGGAACTTTTGATCCCCGAAACGATCTGATAGGCTTCGACTCATCCTCAATCAAATGGGGAGAGGATCTTTTTAAGTATTACAAAGAGAACTCGATCGAGATAAAGAGTTTATGA